The Kitasatospora paranensis genome has a window encoding:
- the prfA gene encoding peptide chain release factor 1 has translation MFEAVEELLVEHAALEMRLADPAVHADQANARKLAKRYAELTPITTVYRAWRQAGEDIEAAREFAAEDPDFHAEAKAAEARRDELTEELRLLLVPRDPNDDKDVILEVKAGEGGEESALFAGDLLRMYLRFAERAGWKTELIDANESDLGGYKDVSVAVKTRGATEPGQGVWARLKYEGGVHRVQRVPATESQGRIHTSAAGVLVTPEAEEVEVEIHANDLRIDVYRSSGPGGQSVNTTDSAVRITHLPTGIVASCQNEKSQLQNKESAMRILRSRLLAAAQEEAEREASDARRSQVRTVDRSERIRTYNFPENRISDHRTGYKSYNLDQVLDGDLNAVIQSCVDADAAAKLAAAQDN, from the coding sequence ATGTTCGAGGCAGTCGAAGAGCTCCTCGTCGAGCACGCCGCCCTCGAGATGCGGCTGGCCGACCCGGCGGTCCACGCCGACCAGGCCAACGCCCGCAAGCTCGCCAAGCGCTACGCCGAGCTGACCCCGATCACCACCGTCTACCGCGCCTGGCGGCAGGCCGGCGAGGACATCGAGGCCGCCCGTGAGTTCGCCGCCGAGGACCCGGACTTCCACGCCGAGGCCAAGGCCGCCGAGGCCCGCCGCGACGAGCTGACGGAGGAGCTGCGGCTGCTGCTGGTGCCGCGCGACCCCAATGACGACAAGGACGTCATCCTGGAGGTCAAGGCCGGCGAGGGCGGCGAGGAGTCCGCGCTGTTCGCCGGCGACCTGCTCCGGATGTACCTGCGCTTCGCCGAGCGGGCGGGCTGGAAGACCGAGCTCATCGACGCCAACGAGTCGGACCTCGGCGGCTACAAGGACGTCTCGGTCGCCGTGAAGACCCGCGGGGCCACCGAGCCCGGCCAGGGCGTCTGGGCCCGCCTCAAGTACGAGGGCGGCGTGCACCGCGTGCAGCGCGTGCCGGCCACCGAGTCGCAGGGCCGGATCCACACCTCCGCCGCCGGCGTGCTGGTCACCCCGGAGGCCGAGGAGGTCGAGGTGGAGATCCACGCCAACGACCTGCGGATCGACGTGTACCGCTCGTCCGGCCCCGGCGGGCAGTCGGTCAACACCACCGACTCGGCCGTCCGGATCACCCACCTGCCGACCGGTATCGTGGCCTCCTGCCAGAACGAGAAGAGCCAGCTCCAGAACAAGGAGTCGGCGATGCGCATCCTGCGGTCGCGGCTGCTGGCCGCCGCCCAGGAGGAGGCCGAGCGGGAGGCCTCGGACGCGCGCCGCAGCCAGGTCCGCACGGTGGACCGCTCGGAGCGCATCCGCACGTACAACTTCCCGGAGAACCGCATCTCGGACCACCGCACCGGCTACAAGTCGTACAACCTGGACCAGGTCCTGGACGGCGACCTGAACGCGGTGATCCAGTCCTGCGTGGACGCCGACGCAGCGGCCAAACTGGCCGCCGCCCAGGACAACTGA
- the prmC gene encoding peptide chain release factor N(5)-glutamine methyltransferase: MNLLLAEVAQATQRLAAAGVPSPRFDAEELAAYIHNVKRSQLHTVADADFDARYWEAISRREAREPLQHITGRAFFRYLELEVGPGVFVPRPETESVVEWAINAVRDMDVAEPLVVDLCTGSGAIALALAQELPRSTVHAFELDEGALAYTRRNIAASPDRARVTLHEGDATRAFEGEPGWDGRFDLVISNPPYIPLTEWEYVAPEARDHDPQMSLFSGEDGLDTIRGIERVAARLLRPGGAVVVEHADTQGGQVPWIFREEGGWTDAADHRDLNNRPRFATARRASL, from the coding sequence ATGAACCTGCTGCTCGCCGAGGTGGCCCAGGCCACCCAGCGGTTGGCCGCGGCCGGCGTGCCGTCGCCGCGCTTCGACGCGGAGGAACTCGCGGCGTACATCCACAACGTCAAGCGCAGCCAGCTCCACACCGTGGCCGACGCCGACTTCGACGCCCGCTACTGGGAGGCGATCTCCCGCCGCGAGGCCCGCGAGCCGCTCCAACACATCACCGGGCGGGCGTTCTTCCGCTACCTGGAGCTGGAGGTCGGCCCCGGCGTGTTCGTGCCCCGCCCGGAGACCGAATCGGTCGTCGAGTGGGCCATAAACGCCGTCCGCGACATGGACGTCGCCGAGCCGCTGGTCGTCGACCTGTGCACCGGCTCCGGCGCGATCGCGCTCGCCCTCGCGCAGGAGCTGCCCCGCTCCACCGTGCACGCCTTCGAGCTCGACGAGGGCGCGCTGGCCTACACCCGCCGCAACATCGCCGCCAGCCCCGACCGGGCCCGGGTCACCCTCCACGAGGGCGACGCCACCCGCGCCTTCGAGGGCGAGCCGGGCTGGGACGGCCGCTTCGACCTGGTGATCAGCAACCCGCCGTACATCCCGCTCACCGAGTGGGAGTACGTGGCGCCCGAGGCCCGCGACCACGACCCGCAGATGTCGCTGTTCTCCGGCGAGGACGGCCTGGACACCATCCGCGGCATCGAGCGGGTCGCCGCCCGGCTGCTGCGGCCCGGCGGCGCGGTCGTGGTCGAGCACGCCGACACCCAGGGCGGCCAGGTGCCGTGGATCTTCCGCGAGGAGGGCGGCTGGACGGACGCCGCCGACCACCGCGACCTCAACAACCGGCCGCGCTTCGCGACGGCCCGACGCGCTTCGCTCTGA
- a CDS encoding L-threonylcarbamoyladenylate synthase, producing the protein MSRRYDCADTGDRATGLREAASAIRRGELVVLPTDTLYGVGADAFSPEAVAALLDAKGRGRNMPSPVLVGSPTTLHGLVTDFSEQAWELVDAFWPGGLTLVARHQPSLRWDLGETRGTVAVRMPLHPVALELLNATGPLAVSSANKTGGPSPATCDDAESQLGDSISVYLDGGRADHATASTIVDVTGKTPVVLRAGAISVEQLREVVPDLEAGS; encoded by the coding sequence ATGAGCCGCCGCTACGACTGTGCCGATACCGGGGACCGCGCCACCGGGCTGCGCGAGGCCGCCTCCGCGATCCGCCGCGGCGAACTCGTCGTGCTGCCGACCGACACCCTGTACGGGGTCGGCGCCGACGCCTTCTCCCCGGAGGCGGTGGCCGCGCTGCTGGACGCCAAGGGCCGGGGCCGCAACATGCCGTCCCCGGTGCTGGTCGGCTCGCCGACCACGCTGCACGGCCTGGTCACCGACTTCTCCGAGCAGGCGTGGGAGCTCGTCGACGCCTTCTGGCCCGGCGGCCTCACCCTGGTCGCCCGGCACCAGCCGTCGCTGCGCTGGGACCTCGGCGAGACCCGCGGCACCGTCGCCGTCCGGATGCCGCTGCACCCGGTCGCCCTGGAGTTGCTGAACGCCACCGGCCCGCTCGCCGTCTCCAGCGCCAACAAGACCGGCGGCCCCTCCCCGGCCACCTGCGACGACGCCGAGTCCCAGCTCGGCGACAGCATCTCGGTCTACCTGGACGGCGGCCGCGCCGACCACGCCACGGCCTCCACCATCGTCGACGTCACCGGCAAGACCCCCGTGGTGCTGCGGGCCGGCGCGATCAGCGTCGAGCAGCTGAGGGAGGTCGTCCCGGACCTGGAGGCCGGCAGTTGA
- a CDS encoding protein-tyrosine-phosphatase: MSPRPVDAFRILFVCTGNVCRSPIAERLTRHELDTRLGARAERFVVESAGTWGHEGAPMEAHAATVLGEYGVDSAGFAGRELLDEHVIDADLVLTATLDHRAQVISMGHKAGLRTFTLKEFTRLVRRIEPSTLPDPLDGARLPERARALVRSAAALRGWLLAASPESDEVDDPYGAPIGMFRNCGEEIFGALDPVVTALTGVPGRP, from the coding sequence CTGTCGCCGCGCCCGGTGGACGCCTTCCGGATCCTGTTCGTCTGTACCGGCAACGTGTGCCGCTCGCCCATCGCCGAGCGGCTCACCCGGCATGAGCTGGACACCCGTCTCGGCGCCCGCGCCGAGCGGTTCGTCGTCGAGAGCGCCGGCACCTGGGGCCACGAGGGCGCGCCGATGGAGGCGCACGCGGCGACCGTGCTGGGCGAGTACGGCGTCGACAGCGCCGGCTTCGCCGGGCGGGAACTGCTCGACGAGCACGTCATCGACGCCGACCTGGTGCTCACCGCGACGCTGGACCACCGGGCCCAGGTCATCTCGATGGGCCACAAGGCCGGGCTGCGCACCTTCACCCTGAAGGAGTTCACCCGCCTCGTCCGCCGGATCGAGCCCAGCACCCTGCCCGACCCGCTGGACGGCGCCCGGCTGCCCGAGCGGGCCCGCGCCCTCGTCCGCTCCGCCGCCGCGCTCCGCGGCTGGCTGTTGGCGGCCTCGCCCGAGTCGGACGAGGTGGACGACCCGTACGGCGCCCCGATCGGGATGTTCCGCAACTGCGGCGAGGAGATATTCGGGGCGCTGGACCCGGTGGTCACCGCACTGACGGGCGTGCCCGGGCGGCCGTGA
- the glyA gene encoding serine hydroxymethyltransferase, whose product MRRADPLIADLLAAEAERRAESLQLLAGENLTSPAVLAALGGPLVDKYAEGYPGRRHHTGCALADTAELLAVDRARQLFAAPHANVQPRSATSAMLAAYAALLRPGDTVLAMSLEHGGHLSCGSRANFSGRWFDFVGYGVREADGLVDLDQVRELAHRHRPKAIIAGGISYPRHLDWAAFRAIADEVDAYLIASAAQVTGLVAAGVAPSPVPYADVTVAATHKLMRGPRGGLLLCTAELADRIDRAVFPFTQGGAAMNEVAGKAVALAEAGSEAFAGYVRRAVDGARALAAGLAGHGARPLTGGTDTHLVTADVGPLDITGVEAERRCAAAGLMLGKCALPYDPVPAAESSGIRLGTGAVAAQGMRPEEMGELGDLIGALLRGGPDARITGRIRELARAYADRR is encoded by the coding sequence CTGCGCCGCGCGGACCCGCTGATCGCCGACCTGCTGGCCGCCGAGGCCGAGCGACGCGCGGAGAGCCTCCAGCTGCTCGCCGGCGAGAACCTCACCAGCCCGGCCGTGCTCGCCGCGCTCGGCGGCCCGCTCGTCGACAAGTACGCCGAGGGGTACCCGGGCCGCCGCCACCACACCGGCTGCGCGCTCGCCGACACCGCCGAACTGCTCGCGGTCGACCGCGCCCGGCAGCTGTTCGCCGCGCCGCACGCCAACGTCCAGCCCCGCTCCGCCACCTCGGCGATGCTCGCCGCCTACGCGGCGCTGCTGCGGCCCGGTGACACGGTGCTCGCCATGTCGCTGGAGCACGGCGGACACCTCAGCTGCGGGTCGCGCGCCAACTTCTCCGGCCGCTGGTTCGACTTCGTCGGCTACGGAGTCCGCGAGGCGGACGGCCTGGTCGACCTCGACCAGGTCCGCGAACTGGCCCACCGGCACCGCCCCAAGGCGATCATCGCCGGCGGCATCTCCTACCCGCGCCACCTCGACTGGGCGGCGTTCCGCGCGATCGCCGACGAGGTCGACGCCTACCTGATCGCCTCCGCCGCGCAGGTCACCGGCCTCGTCGCGGCCGGGGTGGCACCCTCCCCGGTGCCCTACGCGGACGTCACGGTGGCCGCCACCCACAAGCTGATGCGCGGCCCGCGCGGCGGGCTGCTGCTGTGCACCGCCGAACTCGCCGACCGGATCGACCGCGCGGTGTTCCCGTTCACCCAGGGCGGCGCCGCCATGAACGAGGTGGCGGGCAAGGCCGTGGCGCTCGCCGAGGCGGGCTCCGAGGCCTTCGCGGGCTACGTCCGGCGCGCCGTCGACGGAGCCCGGGCCCTGGCCGCCGGGCTGGCCGGCCACGGCGCCCGGCCGTTGACCGGCGGCACCGACACCCACCTCGTCACCGCCGACGTCGGCCCGCTCGACATCACCGGCGTCGAGGCCGAGCGCCGCTGCGCCGCCGCCGGGCTGATGCTCGGCAAGTGCGCGCTGCCGTACGACCCGGTGCCGGCCGCCGAGTCCTCCGGGATCCGGCTCGGCACCGGCGCGGTCGCCGCGCAGGGCATGCGGCCCGAGGAGATGGGGGAGCTGGGCGACCTGATCGGCGCGCTGCTGCGCGGCGGCCCGGACGCCCGGATCACCGGCCGGATCCGGGAGCTGGCCCGGGCGTACGCGGACCGCCGCTGA
- a CDS encoding MraY family glycosyltransferase, translating into MREYLLVLFVTAAVTYLLVSPVRKFAIVAGAMPPVRARDVHREPTPRLGGIAMFGGLCAGLLVASQLTTLGRLFIQSADVRALLSGAGIMWILGVLDDKWGVDALVKLGGQMIAAGVMVWQGVTVISIPVPGVGPVAVTPTQGMIISVALVVVMVNAVNFIDGLDGLAAGMVCIAAIAFFLYSYRLWIGYGVNDAAPAVLFSAVLIGMCLGFLPHNLHPARIFMGDSGSMMLGLMLAVAAISITGRVDPDLVAARAGSQTATVHALVPTYIPLLLPLTVIALPLADLLLAVVRRTWAGKSPFAADKQHLHHRLLLVGHSHSRAVLIMYFWAALIAFGTVAFSVTNTGRTVVLTFAGLCLVGLVVLLMPRFKPHAPRAVQAIVPPRYRKEREAAAVPAAEAAEAVGAAARTGDAPAAEEQVENAQAPAMAELSAADKALLGRLGTGATAAGPRGRTKH; encoded by the coding sequence GTGCGTGAGTATCTCCTGGTGCTGTTCGTCACCGCGGCCGTGACCTATCTGCTGGTCAGCCCGGTGCGGAAGTTCGCGATCGTGGCCGGCGCCATGCCGCCCGTCCGGGCCCGCGACGTGCACCGTGAGCCGACCCCGCGCCTCGGCGGCATCGCCATGTTCGGCGGCCTCTGCGCGGGCCTGCTGGTCGCCTCGCAGCTCACCACCCTCGGCCGGCTCTTCATCCAGAGCGCGGACGTGCGGGCGCTGCTCTCCGGAGCCGGGATCATGTGGATCCTCGGCGTGCTGGACGACAAGTGGGGCGTGGACGCCCTGGTGAAGCTCGGCGGGCAGATGATCGCCGCGGGTGTGATGGTCTGGCAGGGTGTGACGGTCATCTCGATCCCGGTGCCCGGCGTCGGCCCGGTCGCGGTCACCCCGACCCAGGGCATGATCATCTCGGTGGCGCTGGTCGTCGTCATGGTCAACGCGGTGAACTTCATCGACGGCCTGGACGGCCTGGCCGCGGGCATGGTCTGCATCGCGGCGATCGCCTTCTTCCTGTACTCCTACCGGCTGTGGATCGGGTACGGCGTCAACGACGCCGCCCCGGCCGTGCTGTTCAGCGCCGTGCTGATCGGCATGTGCCTGGGCTTCCTGCCGCACAACCTGCACCCGGCGCGGATCTTCATGGGCGACTCCGGCTCGATGATGCTCGGCCTGATGCTCGCCGTCGCCGCGATCTCGATCACCGGGCGCGTCGACCCCGACCTCGTCGCCGCCCGTGCGGGTTCGCAGACCGCCACCGTGCACGCCCTGGTGCCCACCTACATCCCGCTGCTGCTGCCGCTCACCGTCATCGCCCTGCCGCTGGCCGACCTGCTGCTCGCGGTGGTGCGCCGCACCTGGGCCGGCAAGTCGCCGTTCGCCGCCGACAAGCAGCACCTGCACCACCGGCTGCTGCTGGTCGGGCACTCGCACAGCCGGGCCGTGCTGATCATGTACTTCTGGGCCGCGCTGATCGCCTTCGGCACGGTGGCCTTCTCGGTCACCAACACCGGCCGCACCGTGGTGCTCACCTTCGCCGGGCTCTGCCTGGTCGGCCTGGTGGTGCTGCTGATGCCGCGCTTCAAGCCGCACGCGCCGCGCGCCGTCCAGGCCATCGTCCCGCCGCGCTACCGCAAGGAGCGGGAGGCCGCCGCCGTGCCGGCGGCGGAGGCCGCCGAGGCCGTGGGGGCCGCCGCGCGGACGGGCGACGCACCGGCCGCCGAGGAG